One Yimella lutea DNA window includes the following coding sequences:
- the ftsX gene encoding permease-like cell division protein FtsX, protein MLGEVGSGIRRNMSMIISVVLVTMVSMFFLGLGLLAQKQVTMAKGYWYDKVEVSIFMCTKDSSAAASCVDGAVTPAQRDQVKRDLESMKPLVEEIHYESAAQAYERFKQQFKNSPYLGDVGPDSMPASFRVKLSDPSRYAEVVAAIDGSPGVEAITDQRKVLDTFFKLLGVLSVAAVGLAALMVLCSILLISTTVRQVAFSRRREVEIMRLVGASATTIYLPFVIEVVLAALLGAVLAGVALWLLVVKGVADLFSAEGRGGDVIALIGADEVWQVLPWLVGGAVVLSILVSWLSLRRVVRV, encoded by the coding sequence ATGCTCGGCGAAGTGGGCAGCGGAATTCGCCGCAACATGTCGATGATCATCTCCGTCGTGCTGGTCACGATGGTGTCGATGTTCTTCCTCGGTCTCGGTCTGCTTGCCCAGAAGCAGGTCACGATGGCCAAGGGGTACTGGTACGACAAGGTCGAGGTCTCGATCTTCATGTGCACCAAGGACTCCTCGGCGGCCGCCTCGTGCGTCGACGGTGCGGTGACCCCGGCACAACGCGACCAGGTCAAGCGTGACCTGGAGAGCATGAAGCCGCTGGTGGAGGAGATCCACTACGAGTCCGCCGCGCAGGCGTACGAACGGTTCAAGCAGCAGTTCAAGAACAGCCCCTACCTGGGCGATGTCGGTCCTGACTCCATGCCTGCGTCCTTCCGGGTGAAGCTGTCCGACCCCAGCCGTTACGCCGAGGTGGTGGCTGCCATCGACGGATCGCCCGGGGTGGAGGCGATCACCGACCAGCGCAAGGTGCTCGACACCTTCTTCAAGCTGCTCGGTGTGCTCAGCGTCGCCGCCGTCGGTCTCGCGGCGCTGATGGTGCTGTGCTCGATCCTGCTGATCAGTACGACGGTGCGACAAGTGGCGTTCAGCAGACGGCGCGAGGTCGAGATCATGCGCCTGGTGGGCGCCTCGGCCACGACCATTTACCTGCCGTTCGTCATCGAGGTGGTCCTGGCTGCTCTACTTGGTGCCGTGCTGGCCGGGGTTGCGCTGTGGCTGCTGGTCGTCAAGGGCGTGGCCGATCTGTTTTCGGCCGAGGGTCGCGGGGGTGACGTTATTGCGCTCATCGGTGCGGACGAGGTGTGGCAAGTCCTACCCTGGTTGGTGGGTGGAGCCGTCGTGTTGTCCATCCTCGTCTCATGGTTGAGCCTGCGCCGTGTGGTGAGGGTGTAG
- a CDS encoding M23 family metallopeptidase, whose translation MERTERGLRPTLRRGAAIAALMMLVPGGANAAAEDPGDQKAKIDRQIIATAGGLDAVSRQLIAASDALRRTDGLLAKARTDLGTKQKALTGAENHLKGVNSQLKIAQSEERRARGDLTTINTNQVRTKRLVGGVARQSYMTGGLGSFDLTLQILMSRKNPSETMSLADIVMRQQNGVLTSLAGEKASKTAAINRLGAASRRVARLKVQAGTAVTAATTARNNARSAKTRLESLRRTQITQRDSLERQRKADLKLLAWQKGESSRLGRVLASRAAARAKAARQARMAVPPPAAAPRAPSRSSGFLEPPASPSSIVSEFGMRRNPVLKIWMLHAGVDWALACGTPVYASAAGEVVTATYNSVAGNYVVVDHGFVRGVNLATMYEHLSAFAVRGGTVKKGQLVGYVGTTGRSTGCHLHYTTLNDGQAVDPRSWIG comes from the coding sequence GTGGAGCGAACTGAACGAGGTCTGCGCCCGACCCTGCGACGCGGTGCAGCCATCGCGGCACTGATGATGCTCGTTCCCGGCGGGGCAAACGCGGCAGCGGAGGATCCCGGCGACCAGAAGGCCAAGATCGACCGGCAGATCATCGCGACGGCCGGCGGGCTCGACGCCGTGAGTCGTCAGTTGATCGCTGCCTCGGACGCACTGCGTCGCACCGACGGCCTGCTGGCGAAGGCACGTACCGACCTGGGCACCAAGCAGAAGGCGCTCACCGGCGCCGAGAACCACCTCAAGGGTGTCAACAGCCAGCTCAAGATCGCGCAGTCCGAGGAGCGTCGGGCCCGCGGTGACCTGACCACGATCAACACCAATCAGGTCAGGACCAAACGTCTGGTGGGTGGTGTGGCGCGGCAGAGCTACATGACCGGTGGTCTGGGGTCCTTCGACCTCACGCTCCAGATCCTGATGAGTCGCAAGAACCCGTCGGAGACGATGTCACTGGCCGACATCGTGATGCGCCAGCAGAACGGCGTCCTGACGAGCCTGGCGGGGGAGAAGGCGTCCAAGACCGCTGCGATCAACCGGCTCGGTGCTGCCAGCCGGCGAGTCGCCCGGCTGAAGGTGCAGGCCGGCACCGCGGTGACCGCGGCGACGACTGCTCGCAACAACGCGCGGTCCGCCAAGACCCGCCTGGAGTCACTGCGACGCACCCAGATCACCCAACGCGACTCCCTCGAACGGCAGCGCAAGGCCGACCTGAAGCTGCTGGCCTGGCAGAAGGGCGAGTCCTCCCGCCTGGGCCGGGTGCTGGCCTCGCGCGCCGCAGCCCGCGCGAAAGCGGCCCGGCAGGCACGCATGGCCGTGCCGCCACCGGCGGCTGCCCCGCGTGCGCCCAGCCGCAGCAGCGGCTTCCTCGAGCCGCCCGCGTCACCGAGTTCGATCGTGTCCGAGTTCGGCATGCGTCGCAACCCGGTGCTGAAGATATGGATGCTGCACGCCGGCGTCGACTGGGCCCTGGCCTGCGGGACGCCGGTGTACGCGTCCGCCGCCGGCGAGGTGGTCACCGCGACCTACAACAGCGTGGCCGGCAACTACGTGGTCGTCGACCACGGGTTCGTCCGTGGGGTCAACCTCGCCACGATGTACGAGCACCTGTCGGCGTTCGCCGTCCGTGGCGGCACGGTGAAGAAGGGCCAGCTGGTGGGGTACGTCGGCACCACGGGTCGGTCCACCGGTTGTCACCTGCACTACACGACGTTGAATGACGGACAGGCCGTCGACCCCCGCAGCTGGATCGGCTGA
- a CDS encoding PQQ-dependent sugar dehydrogenase: MVAALLLASCTSGSPGSGESSPSGSGGSSPSTTPSTTPAGSDSPRLTVRPVAGGLEHPWDLAFLPSGQMLVAERSGRLSLLSSTRPGAQRTPVAADLDSLNARGEGGLMGLVLMPDFATSRQFLTCETHREVDIRLVVRKLSPDGRSADRVRDLLTGLPVAGSGRHSGCRMDYGTDGMLYVGTGDTADAAVPQDRSSLGGKVLRIDPRTGKVPADNPYASSSNAGERLVWTYGHRNVQGVAVRGSRVYVAEHGPDKNDEINLLRKGANYGWDPSKGGSQDDYDESVSMTDTDRFPDAVPAVWSSGDMTEAICAATFLTGKQWKNWDGALVTTALKGSKLLVLHLDLSGTRVVSTQAPKPVNEAYGRLRAARQGPDGALYVTTSNGSDDRVLRISAG; encoded by the coding sequence ATGGTGGCCGCGCTCCTGCTCGCGAGCTGCACCTCGGGGTCACCCGGCTCCGGCGAATCCTCACCCTCAGGCTCTGGCGGGTCCTCACCGTCGACCACACCGTCGACCACACCGGCGGGCTCCGACTCCCCCAGGCTCACCGTCCGGCCGGTCGCCGGCGGGCTGGAGCACCCCTGGGATCTTGCGTTCCTGCCGAGTGGCCAGATGTTGGTGGCCGAACGATCGGGCCGCCTGTCCCTGCTGTCCTCGACGCGGCCCGGGGCACAGCGCACACCCGTCGCTGCCGACCTCGACTCTCTGAACGCACGCGGCGAGGGTGGTCTGATGGGTCTGGTGCTGATGCCGGACTTCGCGACATCGCGTCAGTTCCTCACCTGTGAAACCCACCGCGAGGTCGACATCCGTCTCGTCGTGCGGAAACTCTCGCCGGACGGTCGCAGTGCCGACCGCGTCCGCGATCTGTTGACCGGGCTCCCTGTTGCCGGCAGCGGACGTCACTCGGGCTGCCGGATGGACTACGGCACGGACGGCATGTTGTACGTCGGCACCGGAGATACGGCGGATGCGGCTGTGCCGCAAGACCGCTCGAGCCTCGGCGGGAAGGTGCTGCGGATCGATCCACGCACCGGCAAAGTGCCTGCGGACAACCCGTATGCGTCCTCCTCGAACGCCGGCGAGCGCCTGGTGTGGACGTACGGTCACCGCAACGTCCAGGGCGTGGCCGTACGCGGGTCACGGGTGTACGTCGCCGAACACGGACCCGACAAGAACGACGAGATCAACCTGCTGCGCAAGGGCGCCAACTACGGCTGGGACCCCAGCAAGGGCGGTAGCCAGGACGACTACGACGAGTCGGTGTCGATGACCGACACCGACCGCTTCCCCGACGCGGTGCCGGCCGTGTGGTCGTCCGGCGACATGACAGAGGCGATCTGTGCGGCGACCTTCCTGACCGGCAAGCAATGGAAGAACTGGGACGGCGCACTCGTCACGACGGCGCTCAAAGGTTCGAAACTCCTTGTGTTGCACCTTGATTTGTCGGGGACGAGGGTGGTCTCGACACAGGCTCCGAAGCCGGTGAACGAGGCGTACGGACGCCTTCGTGCAGCCCGTCAGGGTCCGGACGGCGCGTTGTACGTGACCACCAGCAACGGCAGCGACGACCGCGTCCTGCGGATCAGCGCCGGTTGA
- the smpB gene encoding SsrA-binding protein SmpB, with amino-acid sequence MPREAGKKIIANNKKARHDYLIEETVEAGLVLMGTEVKSLRMGRANLTDGFAGERNGELWLENVHIPEYLQGTWTNHSAKRRRKLLMHRAEIDKLIAKSRESGHTLIPLSLYFLDGKAKVEIGLAKGKKLHDKRQSLRERQDNREAERAMSNAFKRGRR; translated from the coding sequence ATGCCCCGTGAAGCCGGCAAGAAGATCATCGCCAACAACAAGAAGGCGCGCCACGACTACCTCATCGAGGAGACGGTCGAGGCGGGCCTGGTCCTCATGGGCACCGAGGTGAAGAGCCTGCGCATGGGGCGCGCCAACCTCACCGACGGTTTCGCCGGCGAACGCAACGGCGAGCTGTGGTTGGAGAACGTCCACATTCCCGAATACCTGCAGGGCACCTGGACCAACCACTCGGCCAAGCGCCGTCGCAAGCTGCTGATGCACCGCGCCGAGATCGACAAGCTGATCGCCAAGTCGCGCGAGTCCGGGCACACGCTCATCCCGCTGTCGCTGTACTTCCTCGACGGCAAGGCGAAGGTCGAGATCGGCCTGGCGAAGGGCAAGAAGCTGCACGACAAGCGGCAGTCGCTGCGCGAACGGCAGGACAACCGCGAAGCCGAGCGGGCGATGTCGAACGCGTTCAAGCGCGGTCGCAGGTAG
- a CDS encoding FHA domain-containing protein, producing MTDVRITYGDNSRRIANNQILTIGRSRDNDLMITDAGASRRHAQVRRTGDRIEVTDLGSSNGTFVDGQRISGPTIVAAGGRVQFGGLDAQPIGVVIRDSGTTGGSTSAPMPSAGARMPGPGSRPVTGGPSGPTGPTRPGGGPSGPLPKRLPATSSVPRVPSHTGVVFDRYQLQDAMRAPSDGRPTALSGAAPQVLAPAGGPGGQRGPGGPGGAGAPGPGAAQGTLTIGRGLENQVVVDDLLVSRVHARLVPNGVGFDVQDLDSRNGTYINGQRITAGRLGEGDLLAVGHSRFTVLRGQLVASLDEGDVNFVANHLTFELPSGKKLLDDISFALEGSSLLAVIGPSGAGKSTLLKALTGSQQATEGEVYYDGRDLYENFDDLRHRIGVVPQDDVVHRQLTVKQALRFAAELRFPDDLDKHLRDRRVDEVMGELDLTAHADTRVDKLSGGQRKRTSVALELLTRPSLLFLDEPTSGLDPGLDKQVMHTLRGLADGGRTVVVITHSVANLNVCDKVLLLAPGGKVAYFGPPDQVLPFFGLSDHADVFTQVARDPEGSKQRFKASPLEAEQIEAPLSARRPAQRPLEKPPRQQSIGSQLSTLARRHLKVIFADKGYTAFMLLLPVVLAVLVMVVPSKHGLATPPADQINTAEPRVLLVVIIVGALFMGTAASIRELVGERAIFTREKAVGLSPAAYLWSKLAIFGFLTLLQSIVLVVLVTLVKPGPSSAVMFGSGLIELIIATWLTAFCAVALGLLMSSFVTTSEQVMPLLVVSIMTQMVLCGGLFPVDGRAVMEQLSWFTPGRWGYAAAVSTVGLQDWIPDGEQFAAYRADVDDPLWSHSSGTWILCVAMLLVLAAVFTALTQWRLRKTAD from the coding sequence ATGACCGATGTCCGCATCACGTACGGCGACAACTCACGCCGTATCGCCAACAACCAGATCCTGACCATCGGCCGCAGCCGCGACAACGACCTGATGATCACCGACGCGGGTGCTTCGCGCCGGCACGCCCAGGTGCGCCGCACGGGTGACCGGATCGAGGTCACCGACCTCGGCTCCTCCAATGGCACCTTCGTCGACGGTCAGCGGATCAGCGGGCCCACGATCGTTGCCGCCGGTGGACGCGTCCAGTTCGGCGGTCTGGATGCGCAGCCGATCGGTGTCGTGATCCGTGACTCGGGTACCACCGGCGGTTCCACGAGTGCGCCGATGCCCTCGGCGGGAGCCCGCATGCCCGGTCCCGGCTCACGCCCGGTGACCGGTGGCCCTTCGGGACCGACCGGACCCACGCGTCCCGGCGGTGGTCCGAGCGGACCCTTACCCAAGCGCCTGCCCGCGACCTCGTCGGTGCCTCGCGTCCCCTCTCACACCGGTGTGGTGTTCGACCGCTACCAGTTGCAGGATGCGATGCGGGCGCCGTCCGACGGTCGCCCGACAGCCTTGAGCGGCGCCGCTCCTCAGGTGCTGGCTCCTGCCGGCGGGCCGGGCGGACAGCGCGGCCCGGGCGGCCCGGGCGGTGCAGGCGCCCCGGGCCCGGGTGCGGCTCAGGGCACGCTGACCATCGGTCGCGGCCTGGAGAACCAGGTCGTCGTCGATGACCTGTTGGTCTCCCGGGTGCATGCTCGCCTGGTGCCGAACGGTGTCGGGTTCGACGTCCAGGACCTCGACAGCCGCAACGGCACGTACATCAACGGTCAGCGGATCACCGCGGGACGTCTCGGCGAGGGCGACCTGCTGGCCGTCGGTCACTCGCGGTTCACGGTGTTGCGCGGTCAGCTCGTCGCCAGCCTCGACGAGGGTGACGTCAACTTCGTCGCCAACCATCTGACCTTCGAGTTGCCGAGTGGCAAGAAGCTGCTGGACGACATCTCGTTCGCCCTCGAAGGGTCCAGCCTGCTCGCGGTCATCGGCCCGTCGGGCGCCGGCAAGTCGACGCTGTTGAAGGCGCTGACCGGTTCGCAGCAGGCGACCGAGGGCGAGGTCTACTACGACGGACGAGACCTGTACGAGAACTTCGACGACCTGCGTCACCGCATCGGAGTCGTGCCGCAGGACGACGTCGTCCACCGCCAGCTCACCGTCAAGCAGGCGCTGCGGTTCGCCGCGGAGCTCCGTTTCCCGGACGACCTCGACAAGCACCTGCGCGACCGCCGGGTCGATGAGGTCATGGGCGAACTCGACCTCACCGCCCACGCCGACACCCGGGTCGACAAGCTGTCCGGTGGCCAGCGCAAGCGCACCTCGGTCGCGCTCGAGTTGCTGACCCGACCCTCGCTGCTGTTCCTGGACGAACCGACGTCCGGTCTCGACCCGGGCCTGGACAAGCAAGTCATGCACACGCTGCGCGGCCTGGCCGACGGCGGTCGCACAGTCGTGGTGATCACGCACAGTGTCGCCAACCTCAACGTCTGCGACAAGGTGCTGTTGCTGGCGCCTGGTGGCAAGGTCGCCTACTTCGGACCGCCCGACCAGGTCCTGCCCTTCTTCGGGCTCTCCGACCACGCCGACGTGTTCACTCAGGTCGCCCGCGATCCCGAGGGATCGAAGCAGCGCTTCAAGGCCTCCCCGCTCGAGGCCGAGCAGATCGAAGCACCGCTGTCGGCTCGTCGTCCTGCGCAACGTCCGCTGGAGAAGCCGCCGAGGCAGCAGTCCATCGGTTCGCAGTTGTCGACGCTCGCGCGGCGGCACCTCAAGGTGATCTTCGCCGACAAGGGTTACACCGCGTTCATGCTGTTGCTTCCGGTCGTGCTCGCCGTCCTGGTGATGGTCGTCCCGAGCAAGCACGGACTGGCCACTCCGCCGGCCGATCAGATCAACACCGCCGAACCACGCGTCCTGCTGGTGGTGATCATCGTCGGGGCGCTGTTCATGGGCACGGCGGCGAGCATCAGGGAACTGGTCGGCGAGCGCGCCATCTTCACCCGGGAGAAGGCGGTCGGTCTGTCACCGGCGGCGTACCTGTGGAGCAAACTGGCGATCTTCGGCTTCCTGACGCTGCTGCAGTCGATCGTGCTGGTCGTCCTGGTGACGTTGGTCAAGCCCGGTCCGTCGTCGGCGGTGATGTTCGGCAGCGGACTGATCGAGTTGATCATCGCCACCTGGCTCACCGCTTTCTGCGCGGTCGCGCTCGGCCTGTTGATGTCGAGCTTCGTGACGACCAGCGAGCAGGTCATGCCGCTGCTCGTGGTGTCGATCATGACGCAGATGGTGCTGTGCGGTGGCCTGTTCCCTGTCGACGGGCGAGCGGTCATGGAGCAGCTGAGTTGGTTCACCCCGGGTCGCTGGGGGTACGCCGCGGCCGTGTCCACCGTCGGTCTGCAGGACTGGATCCCCGACGGCGAACAGTTCGCCGCCTATCGTGCCGACGTCGATGACCCACTGTGGTCGCACTCCTCCGGCACCTGGATCCTGTGCGTCGCGATGCTGCTGGTGCTCGCGGCCGTCTTCACCGCGTTGACCCAGTGGCGGTTGCGCAAGACCGCCGACTGA
- a CDS encoding FHA domain-containing protein: MSTSHDPQFGSHPAAPAHGGHGAPAQIVWQDTSPGATPAWTGPAAFGAESENAPAEAAAHEEPKSLSSAWASWSRTQEPAASDAPARRDSFTNDRNDRRDDVRVDEPVAQQPVEDFASQEQVAQVEPDSDSEDPREAQAPAHEPNVPQTSHDQHDQHEHHVPDEQSSGLSLSKDESHRDEPNDFGAPADGQATMHHRPDDDDFGGEDRRGPDDGSQGGYDPYARPAQQPEPFGGHDDRAPGEVHRPPMDGPQAQPFQRDASYPAQGQPQGYQQGYQQGQGQAEAQDAWSAHHQGLAAESPMATDPSAGDAIPAPPANDAPGESGAGSTATDSDDDALTIGRGRDNSIVLDDMLVSRKHLRITADDEGLLLEDLGSRNGTYVNGRRVERSHLQEGDRIGVGGTTFEVRDGWLVTI, encoded by the coding sequence ATGAGCACCTCGCACGACCCGCAGTTCGGCAGCCACCCGGCCGCCCCCGCGCACGGCGGTCACGGCGCTCCGGCGCAGATCGTCTGGCAGGACACCTCGCCCGGTGCGACGCCCGCGTGGACAGGCCCGGCCGCCTTCGGCGCCGAGAGCGAGAACGCGCCGGCCGAAGCAGCCGCACACGAGGAACCGAAGTCGCTGTCGTCCGCCTGGGCCTCGTGGTCGCGGACGCAGGAGCCGGCGGCCTCCGATGCTCCCGCCCGGCGCGACAGCTTCACGAACGACCGGAATGACCGACGTGATGACGTGCGCGTCGATGAACCGGTGGCACAGCAGCCGGTCGAGGATTTCGCCTCGCAGGAGCAGGTCGCGCAGGTCGAGCCTGATTCCGACTCCGAGGACCCACGTGAAGCACAGGCGCCGGCCCACGAGCCGAACGTCCCGCAGACCTCGCACGACCAGCACGACCAGCACGAGCACCATGTGCCCGACGAGCAGTCCTCGGGCCTGAGCCTGAGCAAGGACGAAAGCCACCGCGACGAACCGAACGACTTTGGTGCCCCGGCGGACGGTCAGGCCACCATGCACCACCGTCCCGACGACGACGACTTCGGCGGCGAGGACCGGCGTGGACCGGACGACGGATCGCAGGGCGGCTACGACCCGTACGCCCGTCCGGCGCAGCAGCCCGAGCCGTTCGGTGGCCACGACGACCGCGCCCCCGGTGAGGTGCACCGCCCGCCGATGGACGGGCCGCAGGCACAGCCCTTCCAGCGGGACGCCTCGTACCCGGCGCAGGGGCAGCCCCAGGGTTATCAGCAGGGCTACCAGCAAGGACAGGGCCAGGCCGAGGCGCAGGACGCCTGGTCCGCCCACCACCAGGGACTGGCGGCCGAGAGCCCGATGGCGACCGACCCGTCGGCGGGTGACGCGATCCCGGCTCCGCCCGCGAACGATGCCCCGGGCGAGTCCGGTGCAGGCTCCACGGCCACCGACTCCGACGACGATGCACTGACCATCGGGCGTGGACGCGATAACTCGATCGTCCTCGACGACATGTTGGTCTCGCGCAAGCACCTGCGCATCACCGCCGACGACGAAGGACTGCTGTTGGAGGACCTCGGCAGCCGTAACGGCACCTATGTCAACGGACGCCGGGTCGAGCGCTCGCACCTGCAGGAAGGCGACCGGATCGGCGTGGGTGGCACTACGTTCGAGGTGCGCGACGGCTGGCTGGTGACGATCTGA
- a CDS encoding M16 family metallopeptidase: protein MPLDFDVHDHTLDNGLRVVVAPDPSVPVVAVNLWVNVGSRHETPGRTGLAHLFEHLMFQGSRNVAEGEHMRVLMGHGSRLNATTWFDRTNYFETVPTGVLDLALWLEADRHGYLLDAVTQTCLDNQRDVVKEEKQQRYDNRPYGHALEDLYGLVFPEDHPYHHSTIGSMADLDAATLDDVHDFFKRHYGPNNTVLTLVGDVGAEQGIELADKYFGGIPRADIALAPRTEPLPPLTAPLRFERTDDVPDDRLYLAFRLPPDHTRDYLVAEAAFDILSGLATSRLYRRAVRSEQVATHVSRSCMGLLDGVSLGLLTADAAEDSSIDRVEEVICEELTRLADEGPTGAEMKAAFADFERGWLQALAVHEERADTISQSTLLHDDPQFINTHLDDAATVTADEVRRVASEWMRPGSRAVVVHKKGAAA, encoded by the coding sequence ATGCCCTTGGACTTCGATGTGCACGACCACACCCTCGACAACGGACTGCGCGTCGTGGTCGCGCCCGACCCGAGCGTCCCGGTCGTCGCCGTGAACCTCTGGGTGAACGTCGGTTCACGTCACGAGACGCCCGGCCGCACTGGACTGGCTCACCTGTTCGAGCACCTGATGTTCCAGGGGTCGCGCAATGTCGCCGAGGGCGAGCACATGCGCGTCCTGATGGGCCACGGCTCCCGGCTGAACGCGACGACCTGGTTCGACCGCACCAACTACTTCGAGACCGTCCCGACCGGCGTGCTCGATCTCGCGCTCTGGCTGGAAGCCGATCGGCACGGCTATCTGCTGGATGCCGTCACGCAGACCTGCCTGGACAATCAGCGCGACGTGGTGAAGGAGGAGAAGCAACAGCGCTACGACAACCGGCCGTACGGGCACGCGTTGGAGGACCTCTACGGCCTCGTCTTCCCCGAGGACCACCCCTACCACCACTCCACGATCGGCTCGATGGCCGATCTGGACGCGGCGACGCTGGACGACGTCCACGACTTCTTCAAGCGGCACTACGGCCCCAACAACACCGTGCTCACGTTGGTCGGCGACGTCGGTGCCGAACAGGGGATCGAGTTGGCGGACAAGTACTTCGGCGGTATCCCGCGCGCCGACATCGCGCTCGCCCCGCGCACGGAACCGTTGCCGCCGTTGACGGCGCCGCTACGTTTCGAGCGCACGGACGACGTACCCGACGACCGGCTCTACCTCGCGTTCCGACTCCCGCCCGACCACACCCGTGACTACCTGGTCGCCGAGGCGGCGTTCGACATCCTTTCGGGCCTGGCCACCTCGCGGCTGTACCGGCGGGCCGTCCGCAGCGAGCAGGTCGCCACCCACGTCTCGCGCAGTTGCATGGGTCTGCTCGACGGTGTCTCGCTCGGCCTGCTGACAGCGGACGCGGCCGAGGACTCGAGCATCGACCGGGTCGAGGAGGTCATCTGCGAGGAACTCACCCGTCTGGCCGACGAGGGCCCGACCGGCGCCGAGATGAAGGCCGCCTTCGCCGACTTCGAGCGCGGCTGGCTGCAGGCGCTCGCCGTGCACGAGGAGCGGGCCGACACGATCAGCCAGTCGACGCTGCTGCATGACGACCCGCAGTTCATCAACACCCACCTGGACGACGCCGCGACGGTCACCGCCGATGAGGTACGCCGGGTCGCGAGTGAATGGATGCGGCCCGGCTCCCGAGCTGTCGTCGTCCACAAGAAGGGAGCCGCAGCATGA
- a CDS encoding M16 family metallopeptidase has product MNAARPEVHPPAPWTFPQASEHTLDNGLQVALYPLPGQHVTSTRLNLPVPLAAEPRDREGVMTMVSRTMDEGTASHSADEMAELFEGNGIALHAGVTQHGIWLDLEATTRNVETGFGLALECLTQPAFPEQEVNRHRLQRISQIDHDLADPGYRGTLEFVRTFFTPQSRLSRPTGGTRESLADLTREDCARFHADWVRPGDAFVVVAGDFDEQTMLAALNRTLGGWHSQTSAPTLDVASDQPADDRNRVVFVDRPGSVQTEIHLGWLGPARENGTQWAPYPVLSYAVGGSPHARIDRVLREEKGYTYGMRGSFRPRSDFGQFIVAGSVRADSTPDSLRLLGEIFDGVDGGLDAEELREGVDFLSMTAPARYATADAVADEAASLHFVGLDTSFITDYLAAMRSLTLEDVNSAWQQWSSQPRTIVLVGDADKYADQVGALGIGDLTVV; this is encoded by the coding sequence ATGAACGCCGCCCGACCCGAGGTGCACCCGCCCGCGCCGTGGACCTTCCCGCAGGCGAGCGAGCACACGCTCGACAACGGACTGCAGGTCGCGCTCTATCCGTTGCCGGGACAACACGTCACCTCCACCCGTCTCAACCTCCCGGTTCCGCTGGCCGCCGAGCCGCGCGACCGGGAAGGGGTGATGACGATGGTCTCCCGGACGATGGACGAGGGCACCGCATCGCACTCCGCCGACGAGATGGCCGAACTGTTCGAGGGCAACGGCATCGCGCTGCACGCGGGCGTCACCCAGCACGGCATCTGGCTCGACCTCGAAGCGACCACCCGCAACGTCGAGACCGGCTTCGGGCTCGCGCTGGAATGCCTCACCCAACCGGCCTTCCCTGAGCAGGAGGTGAATCGCCATCGCCTGCAACGGATCTCGCAGATCGACCACGATCTCGCCGACCCCGGCTACCGCGGGACGTTGGAGTTCGTCCGTACCTTCTTCACCCCGCAGTCGCGGTTGTCCCGGCCCACCGGGGGAACGCGCGAGTCGCTTGCCGACCTCACCCGTGAGGACTGCGCACGCTTTCACGCCGACTGGGTGCGCCCGGGCGATGCGTTCGTGGTGGTGGCGGGTGACTTCGACGAACAAACGATGCTCGCTGCGTTGAACCGGACGCTGGGCGGTTGGCACTCCCAGACGTCCGCGCCGACGCTGGACGTCGCATCCGACCAGCCCGCGGACGACCGCAACCGCGTCGTCTTCGTCGACCGTCCGGGCTCGGTGCAGACCGAGATCCACCTCGGCTGGTTGGGCCCGGCCCGCGAGAACGGCACGCAGTGGGCGCCCTACCCGGTGTTGTCGTACGCCGTCGGCGGTTCGCCGCACGCCCGCATCGACCGGGTGCTGCGCGAGGAGAAGGGCTATACCTACGGGATGCGCGGCAGTTTCCGACCGCGGTCCGACTTCGGGCAGTTCATCGTCGCGGGCTCGGTGCGGGCGGACTCCACGCCCGATTCGTTACGGCTGCTGGGGGAGATCTTCGACGGCGTCGACGGCGGTCTGGACGCCGAGGAGCTGCGCGAGGGCGTCGATTTCCTGTCGATGACGGCTCCCGCCCGGTACGCCACTGCGGACGCGGTCGCCGACGAGGCAGCGTCGCTCCATTTCGTCGGCCTGGACACCTCGTTCATCACCGACTACCTCGCGGCCATGCGGTCGTTGACCCTCGAGGACGTGAACTCGGCCTGGCAGCAATGGAGTTCGCAGCCTCGGACGATCGTGCTCGTCGGTGATGCCGATAAGTACGCCGACCAAGTGGGTGCGCTCGGCATCGGCGATCTGACGGTCGTCTGA